One region of Halohasta litchfieldiae genomic DNA includes:
- the hisD gene encoding histidinol dehydrogenase gives MSHRVIADLSPDERVAFFERDAGIDAVRGDVEEIIDRVSTEGDVALRQLSAEHDDVEVGNIDVTDLAERAHEEVDDEILDAISTAADNIREFHERQVPDDWREDFDGRELGRCYRPLEGVGVYAPGGTAAYPSSVLMGVIPAKIAGVDHIAVATPPADPMNPVTLAAAHEAGADRIYAVGGAQAVGALAYGTETVNAVDKIVGPGNKWVTAAKAAVRGDVEIDFLAGPSELLVVCDETADPEFVASDLIAQAEHDPNSSVVAVTADEGTAAAIGEELNQQVDDRERSETIEKALANEASGVLLARSMSEAVLFAEEYAAEHLSIQADDDEALLDRIDSAGSVFLGPYTPVAAGDYASGTNHVLPTNGGAKRFGGLSVDAFLRSTTVQRLDEESLSGLSETITTLAEAEGLEGHAESVRRRFE, from the coding sequence ATGAGCCACCGAGTTATTGCGGATCTCTCGCCGGACGAGCGCGTCGCATTTTTCGAACGCGACGCCGGTATCGATGCCGTCCGAGGGGATGTCGAGGAGATCATCGACCGCGTTAGCACTGAGGGCGATGTTGCACTCCGCCAGCTGTCGGCCGAACACGACGATGTCGAGGTCGGCAACATTGACGTGACTGATCTCGCCGAGCGAGCACACGAGGAGGTCGACGACGAGATTCTCGATGCGATTTCGACCGCAGCCGACAACATCCGTGAGTTCCACGAGCGACAGGTCCCAGACGACTGGCGCGAGGATTTCGACGGCCGGGAGTTAGGCCGTTGCTACCGCCCGCTCGAAGGGGTCGGCGTCTACGCCCCCGGCGGCACCGCAGCCTACCCATCCAGCGTCCTGATGGGTGTCATCCCCGCGAAAATCGCAGGCGTCGACCACATCGCGGTCGCCACACCACCTGCCGATCCGATGAACCCCGTGACGCTCGCGGCGGCCCACGAAGCCGGCGCGGATCGAATCTATGCGGTCGGCGGCGCGCAGGCTGTCGGCGCGCTTGCCTACGGAACTGAGACCGTGAACGCGGTCGACAAGATCGTCGGTCCCGGAAACAAGTGGGTCACAGCAGCCAAGGCCGCCGTTCGGGGCGATGTCGAGATCGATTTCCTCGCCGGACCGAGCGAACTGCTCGTGGTCTGTGACGAGACCGCCGACCCGGAGTTCGTCGCCAGCGACCTCATCGCACAGGCCGAACACGACCCCAACTCCTCGGTCGTCGCGGTGACTGCTGACGAGGGGACTGCCGCGGCAATCGGCGAGGAACTCAACCAGCAGGTCGACGACCGCGAGCGAAGCGAGACCATCGAGAAGGCACTGGCTAACGAGGCCAGCGGCGTCCTGCTGGCGCGGTCGATGTCCGAAGCAGTCCTCTTTGCTGAGGAGTATGCCGCCGAACACCTTTCGATTCAGGCTGACGACGACGAGGCCCTGCTCGACCGGATCGATTCGGCCGGCAGTGTCTTTTTGGGTCCGTATACCCCGGTCGCCGCAGGCGATTATGCGTCCGGTACCAATCACGTACTGCCGACTAACGGCGGGGCCAAGCGGTTCGGTGGGCTCTCGGTCGACGCCTTCCTCCGGTCGACGACGGTCCAGCGACTCGACGAGGAGAGTTTGAGCGGTCTCTCGGAGACGATTACCACGCTCGCCGAAGCCGAGGGGCTGGAGGGCCACGCCGAGAGCGTCCGGCGGCGGTTCGAGTAG
- a CDS encoding DUF63 family protein, translated as MAAVSERLDTSSERLWIGTGSVVALVLLVGSLLFRELVYGRFLWQYFWGPVVADGNGANCAIRSGGTVDFGGSASACTQAETAGHIVAYPGYTLVSEIGYMLMLLFTLFGVILLLRRLDIGTDRRFFYALFPFMLLGGALRTIEDAGISAMRFGAEPLIDFPWSAVIISPFIYFTMFVLTLVAVLVAIRLESSGYVDDYAYPLAGIGTTLLVGSLGYLTYLGATTEYATIHPQVLLVTLVGATLSAWLTWKLIGTSYPELNAGTGFIGFVVIWAHAVDGMANVVGLNWMPALGAGANLIPKHPVNAAIVEYTSLLLPDSILAVTGDAWPFLLVKLVAATFLVWIFNDELFEESPRYAILLLVAVVAVGLGPGTRDMLRATFGV; from the coding sequence ATGGCTGCAGTCTCCGAGCGACTCGACACCTCATCAGAACGGCTCTGGATCGGTACGGGTAGCGTGGTCGCCCTTGTCCTCCTCGTCGGATCGCTGCTGTTTCGAGAACTCGTCTACGGTCGCTTCCTCTGGCAGTACTTCTGGGGCCCGGTCGTCGCCGACGGCAACGGGGCGAACTGTGCGATCCGCTCCGGCGGGACCGTCGACTTCGGCGGCAGTGCCAGTGCGTGTACCCAAGCCGAGACCGCCGGACATATCGTCGCTTACCCGGGCTACACGCTGGTTTCGGAGATTGGCTACATGCTCATGTTGCTGTTTACGCTGTTCGGCGTGATCCTCCTGCTTCGCAGGCTCGACATCGGGACCGACCGGCGGTTCTTCTACGCGCTGTTCCCGTTCATGCTGTTGGGCGGTGCCCTGCGGACCATCGAAGACGCGGGCATCTCGGCGATGCGGTTCGGTGCTGAACCACTGATTGACTTCCCGTGGAGCGCCGTAATCATCAGCCCGTTCATCTATTTCACGATGTTCGTCCTCACGCTGGTGGCCGTGCTGGTGGCCATTCGTCTGGAATCGAGTGGCTACGTCGACGACTACGCCTATCCGCTTGCCGGGATCGGGACCACGCTGCTGGTCGGTTCGCTCGGCTATCTGACGTATCTCGGCGCGACCACGGAATACGCGACGATCCATCCGCAGGTCTTGCTCGTGACGCTCGTCGGGGCGACCCTTTCGGCGTGGCTGACGTGGAAACTCATCGGCACCAGCTATCCGGAACTCAACGCCGGAACCGGCTTTATCGGCTTTGTCGTCATCTGGGCCCACGCGGTCGACGGGATGGCCAACGTCGTCGGCCTCAACTGGATGCCCGCACTCGGCGCAGGAGCGAATCTCATCCCGAAACATCCGGTCAACGCAGCTATCGTCGAGTACACGAGCCTGCTGCTCCCTGACTCGATTCTTGCGGTCACTGGTGATGCGTGGCCGTTCCTGCTGGTCAAACTGGTTGCCGCAACGTTCCTCGTGTGGATCTTCAACGATGAGCTGTTTGAGGAGAGTCCGCGGTATGCGATCCTGCTGCTCGTCGCAGTAGTTGCGGTCGGTCTCGGCCCCGGAACCCGCGACATGCTCCGGGCGACGTTCGGTGTTTAA
- a CDS encoding ATP-NAD kinase family protein — protein sequence MRIGLVVNPIAGMGGRVGLKGTDGKVREARDRGATPRAPDRARRALDRLAELAPDTELLTAGEPLGDSLAREAGLEPTVVYNPAVDRDTDETTVDDTSAAVAACIREAVDLVLFVGGDGTAADVAEALSRTEIPMLGVPAGVKVYSSVFAVSPEDAADIVVSFDRTERREVMDIDEDDYREGEVNPELRAVAWVPVTDELQSSKQLGGGTVDSLAAGIADNIDPNRTYVLGPGSTVGAIKAALGFEGSPIGVDVWRGGEVVALDASESEILDSLGEDNVIVVSPIGGQGFVFGRGNPQLSPAVIRRCDVEIVASRSKLDGLSVLRVDTDDPELDDELRGWRKVRVGRFERRMMKIV from the coding sequence ATGCGAATCGGTCTCGTCGTCAATCCGATTGCCGGAATGGGTGGTCGTGTCGGTCTCAAAGGCACCGACGGGAAGGTGAGAGAAGCCCGCGACCGCGGTGCAACGCCGCGAGCCCCCGACCGCGCCCGCCGAGCACTCGACCGGCTGGCCGAGCTTGCGCCCGACACCGAACTCCTGACTGCCGGTGAGCCACTGGGCGACTCACTGGCTCGCGAGGCTGGCCTTGAGCCAACGGTTGTTTACAACCCAGCTGTCGACCGCGACACCGACGAAACGACGGTCGACGATACGAGCGCCGCGGTTGCAGCATGTATACGCGAAGCCGTCGACCTCGTGCTGTTCGTCGGTGGCGACGGTACCGCGGCCGACGTTGCCGAGGCACTCAGTAGGACCGAAATCCCGATGCTCGGCGTTCCGGCGGGCGTCAAAGTCTATTCTTCGGTGTTCGCCGTCTCGCCCGAGGACGCCGCCGACATCGTCGTCAGCTTCGACCGCACCGAGCGACGCGAAGTGATGGATATCGACGAGGACGACTACCGCGAGGGGGAAGTCAACCCCGAACTGCGCGCGGTTGCATGGGTGCCGGTCACCGACGAGCTTCAGTCCTCGAAACAGCTCGGCGGCGGCACGGTCGACTCACTGGCCGCGGGGATCGCCGACAACATCGACCCCAATCGAACCTACGTGCTTGGGCCGGGGTCGACCGTGGGCGCGATCAAAGCGGCCCTCGGCTTCGAGGGGTCGCCCATCGGCGTCGACGTCTGGCGAGGTGGGGAGGTAGTGGCGTTGGATGCCAGCGAATCCGAAATCCTCGACTCCTTGGGCGAAGACAACGTCATCGTCGTCTCGCCGATTGGTGGGCAGGGATTCGTTTTCGGACGGGGGAATCCACAGCTCTCGCCCGCCGTCATCCGCCGCTGTGACGTGGAGATTGTTGCCTCGCGCTCGAAGCTTGATGGACTTTCGGTGCTGCGCGTCGACACCGATGATCCCGAACTCGACGACGAACTGAGAGGATGGCGGAAGGTCCGCGTCGGCCGGTTCGAACGCCGCATGATGAAAATTGTGTAG
- a CDS encoding DUF7116 family protein encodes MAPVTIPPTEEARTVFRRLGYAISEEGSEFVAERKWRRVRVTPLCADDATQPDPVLGDESETGLRLRCFVTWMQCTGELREYLRTTKPPYDWAIIGIEEDDDAEFEVVHPDSSLAPA; translated from the coding sequence ATGGCCCCTGTTACCATACCACCGACTGAAGAGGCCAGGACCGTGTTCCGACGGCTCGGCTACGCTATTAGCGAGGAGGGTAGCGAGTTCGTCGCGGAACGAAAGTGGCGTCGCGTCCGTGTGACACCACTCTGTGCAGATGATGCCACCCAGCCAGATCCCGTACTCGGAGATGAATCCGAAACCGGGCTGCGGCTTCGGTGTTTCGTCACATGGATGCAGTGTACAGGGGAGTTACGTGAGTATCTGCGGACAACAAAACCGCCGTACGACTGGGCAATCATTGGGATCGAAGAAGACGACGACGCGGAGTTCGAAGTCGTCCACCCCGACAGTTCGCTGGCACCAGCGTAG
- a CDS encoding Na(+)/H(+) antiporter subunit D, which translates to MTTVLTTASAGALTMVPPGVVLLAVAILVALLPRRAGHALGVAASAVTLAWVWTIPSGAYLQTQFLGFEAVLFNVDEFSRLMGIIFALIGIVAVGYSYASEAESTQTGIALSYVATSFGAVFAGDWLTLLFFWELMAVTSTLLVWHYKGKAIRAGYRYAIFHGIGGTLLMAAILQTYVDKGTFLFASVPGGPEIAGITAGLPAALAAIGIGVNVGFIGLHTWLPDTYPRPHIAASVFLCVFTTKTGVYGMYRAFPEGSLAIAYMGGGMAIFGATYALFQNDMRRLLSYHIQSQVGYMIAGVGIGTALSQAGAFAHVFNHILYKGLLFMTAGVIIYRTGEENLKKLGGLARQMPITAASFTVAALSIAGFPYFNGFVSKGIIIDGAHYTFGEGPLPIGEFHTLEWLLLLGGIGTFMSFIKFGYYAFFHGDSGWEVEDANRGQSMAMVTVAVLCVFYGVSDASLFALLPFDVTDPAVVDEVYTTYTVPHIIEGVILGVLGLIGFALVKKPLSKLGRVPDVDAIYNPAMFYGGRGLVVGVTELWAGVDRVVMRTIARLKQAGSNPQAVVQRLGVGSPENPIPLRAGIGRSIFVLTALVAVALTVLLLV; encoded by the coding sequence ATGACGACTGTACTGACGACCGCGTCAGCGGGCGCGCTGACGATGGTGCCGCCGGGAGTCGTCCTGTTGGCGGTTGCCATCCTCGTCGCACTGCTCCCGCGACGCGCTGGCCACGCCCTCGGCGTCGCCGCATCGGCGGTGACCCTCGCATGGGTGTGGACCATCCCGTCCGGAGCCTATCTCCAGACGCAGTTCCTCGGCTTTGAGGCCGTGCTGTTCAACGTCGACGAGTTCTCGCGGCTGATGGGGATCATCTTCGCGCTGATCGGCATCGTCGCAGTGGGCTACTCGTATGCCAGCGAGGCCGAGTCGACCCAGACCGGCATCGCGCTGTCCTACGTAGCGACGAGCTTTGGCGCGGTCTTCGCCGGTGACTGGCTGACGCTCCTCTTCTTCTGGGAGCTGATGGCGGTCACCAGCACGCTGTTAGTCTGGCATTACAAGGGGAAAGCGATCCGAGCAGGCTACCGGTATGCGATCTTCCACGGCATCGGCGGCACGCTGCTGATGGCCGCAATCTTGCAGACCTACGTCGACAAAGGCACCTTCCTGTTTGCCTCCGTGCCCGGCGGCCCGGAGATCGCTGGCATCACAGCCGGACTCCCGGCCGCGCTTGCGGCAATCGGTATCGGCGTTAATGTCGGCTTTATCGGGCTCCACACGTGGTTACCGGATACCTACCCGCGGCCGCATATCGCCGCCAGCGTCTTCCTCTGTGTGTTCACCACGAAGACCGGCGTGTATGGCATGTATCGAGCGTTCCCGGAGGGAAGTCTCGCTATCGCCTACATGGGTGGCGGGATGGCCATCTTCGGCGCGACCTACGCGTTGTTCCAGAACGATATGCGTCGACTGCTCTCCTACCACATCCAGTCGCAGGTCGGTTACATGATCGCCGGGGTCGGTATCGGGACCGCGCTCTCCCAAGCAGGGGCCTTTGCCCACGTCTTTAACCACATCCTCTACAAGGGACTGCTGTTCATGACGGCGGGCGTCATCATCTACCGCACTGGCGAGGAGAATCTCAAGAAACTCGGTGGGCTGGCCCGACAGATGCCGATTACCGCGGCTTCCTTCACGGTGGCCGCTCTCTCGATTGCTGGCTTCCCCTACTTCAACGGCTTCGTGAGCAAGGGAATCATCATTGACGGAGCCCACTACACCTTCGGGGAAGGGCCGCTTCCAATCGGGGAGTTCCACACGCTCGAATGGCTGTTGCTGCTCGGCGGGATCGGGACGTTCATGTCGTTCATCAAGTTCGGCTACTACGCCTTCTTCCACGGCGACTCCGGGTGGGAGGTCGAGGACGCCAACCGTGGGCAGTCCATGGCGATGGTAACTGTCGCGGTACTCTGTGTTTTCTACGGCGTCTCCGATGCCTCGCTTTTCGCACTGCTGCCGTTCGACGTTACAGATCCGGCCGTCGTCGACGAGGTGTACACGACCTACACCGTGCCTCACATCATCGAGGGTGTGATCCTCGGCGTCCTCGGACTGATCGGCTTCGCGCTGGTCAAAAAGCCGTTGTCGAAACTGGGTCGCGTACCCGATGTCGACGCGATCTACAATCCCGCGATGTTCTACGGTGGCCGCGGGCTGGTTGTGGGCGTCACCGAACTCTGGGCGGGCGTCGACCGCGTCGTCATGCGAACGATTGCCCGACTGAAACAGGCTGGGTCGAACCCACAGGCTGTCGTACAGCGGCTCGGAGTGGGTAGCCCAGAAAACCCGATCCCGCTCCGGGCGGGTATCGGGCGGAGCATCTTCGTGCTGACCGCGCTCGTCGCAGTCGCACTCACTGTGTTACTGCTGGTCTAA
- a CDS encoding dodecin: protein MVHKKVTLIGKSPESFDRAVDDAIDRAQDTLDNVHWIEVEELGVELATVEDREYQAEVEVAFQLEG, encoded by the coding sequence ATGGTACATAAGAAGGTAACACTGATCGGCAAGAGTCCCGAGAGCTTTGATCGCGCAGTCGACGACGCAATCGACCGCGCCCAAGATACCCTCGACAACGTCCACTGGATCGAAGTCGAGGAGCTGGGCGTCGAACTCGCAACCGTCGAGGATCGAGAGTATCAGGCGGAAGTGGAAGTCGCCTTCCAGCTCGAAGGGTAG
- a CDS encoding cation:proton antiporter produces MNEITAIRPLAAVAVSFVAAALILASGRRPNLREAWTILASVSMFGIVASMVPGVLAGEVYVTNLGTILPYVDFVLRADPLGVLFASLASLLWVVTSFYSIGYMRGLDEDNQTRYFASFAISVASAVGIAFSGNLLTIFIFYEVLSVATYPLVAHDETPEARAAGRKYLAYTFFGGGVLVLAGTVMVYWLTSIAGPAGSATVDFTPGGIAALANAEPTAASLAFIVLALGFGVKAGLMPLHQWLPSAMVAPTPVSGLLHAVAVVKSGVFGIARVVLDVFGPETLSNLGSNLFGDLGIAFPLAVIAAITLTVASIIALRQDNLKRRLAYSTISQLSYIVLGLALLEGNALIGGLLHIPAHAFMKLTLFFCAGIIHVETHTDDISDMAGIGRRMPLTMVAFGVAAAGMAGIPLVAGFVSKWYIVIGALDGGNAIFAAVLLASGILNIAYFWPIVYQAFFESPEDHDEKPLIEGPFGGREAMRADGGDSHESDEITEPEHVDHLDERHGGEDHHGGPPASGWAKSNWRGGESTWFMLGPILTAAVLSLLLGIVPHTIVFLRIVETIVGNLPGVMI; encoded by the coding sequence ATGAACGAAATCACAGCTATTCGCCCACTCGCTGCCGTCGCCGTATCGTTCGTTGCCGCCGCGCTTATCCTCGCGTCGGGCCGCAGACCGAACCTCCGCGAGGCGTGGACGATCCTCGCCTCGGTTTCGATGTTCGGCATCGTCGCCAGCATGGTACCCGGCGTCCTCGCCGGAGAAGTGTACGTTACCAATCTCGGGACGATCCTGCCGTACGTCGACTTCGTCCTTCGTGCGGACCCTCTCGGCGTCCTCTTCGCCTCACTCGCCAGCCTGCTGTGGGTCGTCACGAGTTTCTACAGTATTGGCTACATGCGTGGGCTCGACGAGGACAACCAGACGCGCTACTTCGCATCGTTCGCCATCTCGGTCGCCTCGGCGGTCGGGATCGCCTTTTCGGGTAACTTGCTGACGATCTTCATCTTCTACGAGGTACTGTCGGTGGCGACCTACCCACTGGTCGCCCACGACGAGACGCCAGAGGCCCGCGCCGCAGGCCGGAAATACCTCGCCTACACCTTCTTCGGTGGCGGTGTGTTGGTACTCGCTGGGACCGTGATGGTCTACTGGCTCACGAGTATTGCCGGGCCCGCTGGGAGTGCAACGGTCGACTTCACGCCGGGCGGGATTGCCGCGCTCGCTAACGCCGAGCCGACCGCCGCGTCACTGGCGTTCATTGTTCTCGCACTCGGCTTCGGTGTCAAAGCCGGACTGATGCCGCTCCACCAGTGGCTCCCGAGCGCGATGGTCGCGCCGACGCCGGTCTCCGGGCTGCTCCACGCGGTCGCCGTCGTCAAAAGCGGTGTGTTCGGCATTGCACGCGTCGTCCTCGACGTATTCGGTCCCGAGACGCTCTCGAATCTCGGCTCGAACCTCTTTGGCGACCTCGGCATCGCGTTCCCGCTTGCGGTCATCGCAGCGATCACCCTGACGGTCGCCAGCATCATCGCTCTGCGGCAGGACAACCTCAAACGCAGGCTGGCCTACTCGACGATAAGCCAGCTTTCCTACATCGTCCTCGGACTCGCGCTACTGGAGGGCAATGCCCTCATCGGTGGACTGCTCCACATCCCGGCCCACGCGTTCATGAAGCTCACTCTGTTCTTCTGTGCAGGGATCATCCACGTGGAGACCCATACCGACGACATCAGCGATATGGCCGGGATCGGTCGACGGATGCCGCTGACGATGGTCGCCTTCGGGGTGGCCGCCGCCGGGATGGCCGGGATTCCGCTCGTAGCTGGCTTCGTCAGCAAGTGGTATATCGTCATTGGCGCGTTAGATGGCGGCAACGCGATCTTCGCGGCGGTACTGTTGGCCTCGGGAATACTCAACATTGCCTACTTTTGGCCCATCGTCTACCAGGCGTTCTTTGAGTCTCCCGAGGACCACGACGAGAAACCGCTCATCGAAGGCCCATTCGGTGGACGAGAGGCAATGCGGGCCGACGGTGGCGATAGCCACGAGAGCGACGAGATTACAGAGCCAGAACACGTCGACCATCTCGACGAGCGCCATGGAGGAGAAGACCACCACGGCGGGCCGCCAGCGAGCGGCTGGGCCAAGAGCAACTGGCGCGGCGGCGAGAGTACATGGTTCATGCTGGGGCCAATCTTGACCGCAGCAGTGCTCTCGCTCCTGCTCGGGATCGTTCCGCACACAATCGTCTTCCTGCGGATCGTCGAGACGATTGTCGGTAATCTGCCGGGGGTGATGATCTGA
- a CDS encoding universal stress protein yields the protein MTLVVVPVRYPLSAHSTATLAEAIRISNDRGAELSILHVDLYQDTNHVSRTELKTAVEREFGDLQQARYVVRRGFLVEETILEEIAAEKADVVVIGSGQASQWKRMVRKLLSDPDIGAYLREKLDCTVITVDADGRTDE from the coding sequence ATGACGCTTGTCGTGGTTCCAGTCCGGTATCCGCTCTCGGCCCACTCAACGGCGACACTCGCCGAGGCGATCCGTATCAGCAACGACCGTGGGGCAGAGTTGTCAATACTCCACGTCGACCTCTATCAGGACACCAATCACGTCAGTCGAACCGAACTCAAAACAGCGGTCGAACGTGAGTTCGGCGACCTCCAACAGGCCCGCTACGTTGTCCGGCGCGGGTTTCTGGTCGAGGAGACGATTCTCGAAGAGATCGCGGCCGAAAAGGCCGATGTCGTCGTCATTGGCTCCGGACAGGCCAGCCAATGGAAACGGATGGTCCGGAAACTGCTTTCTGATCCGGATATCGGTGCCTACCTCCGAGAGAAACTCGACTGCACCGTGATCACGGTCGACGCCGACGGCCGCACTGACGAGTAG
- a CDS encoding inositol monophosphatase family protein — MTDTDDTRAVVAERAATAGAELAYEQFRTGIASETKRSATDLVTEADRAAQRRVIEVIEESYPDDTIVGEEEDALKTVPDEGAVWIIDPIDGTNNFVDGIRIWGTAVAAVVDGEPVAAAIVLPALGDSYTADESTAYRNGTELSVNETSDPELSTVAPMLWWDTDSRDAYAAATREIVTRFDDLRRFGSAQATLALVADGAIEGGITDLQAHPWDSVAGVHLVRLAGGTVTDVDGERWQHDSTGMVISNGEVHEAMQAATNAVVDSTAE; from the coding sequence GTGACTGATACCGACGATACGCGGGCAGTCGTCGCCGAGCGTGCCGCAACCGCCGGAGCCGAACTCGCCTACGAGCAGTTCCGGACGGGGATTGCCTCCGAGACCAAGCGTTCAGCAACTGATCTCGTCACCGAGGCCGACCGCGCCGCCCAACGGCGCGTAATCGAGGTTATCGAGGAATCGTACCCCGACGATACCATCGTCGGCGAAGAGGAAGACGCGTTAAAAACGGTGCCCGACGAGGGCGCAGTCTGGATCATCGACCCAATCGACGGCACCAACAACTTCGTCGACGGGATTCGGATCTGGGGGACCGCCGTGGCGGCAGTTGTCGACGGCGAGCCGGTTGCGGCCGCAATCGTGCTTCCCGCCCTCGGCGACAGCTACACCGCTGACGAGTCGACCGCCTACCGGAACGGCACCGAGCTGAGCGTGAACGAGACCAGCGACCCGGAACTGTCGACGGTCGCGCCGATGCTCTGGTGGGATACCGACAGTCGGGACGCCTACGCCGCGGCGACCCGTGAGATCGTCACGCGGTTCGACGACCTCCGGCGGTTCGGTTCCGCACAGGCCACCCTCGCACTGGTCGCCGACGGCGCTATCGAGGGCGGGATCACGGATCTGCAGGCCCATCCGTGGGACAGCGTCGCTGGCGTCCATCTGGTTCGACTGGCCGGAGGGACCGTGACTGACGTCGACGGCGAGCGATGGCAACACGATTCGACGGGGATGGTGATCTCTAACGGCGAGGTTCACGAGGCGATGCAGGCGGCGACCAATGCGGTTGTCGACAGTACAGCCGAATAG
- a CDS encoding DUF5816 domain-containing protein, whose product MDLEALTVESEGTVYVDREDTERGSEGPFYAVYTTEAATDRWGYFCSSCESVDNAMDTMGRIVCNECPNVRKPEEWDAAHE is encoded by the coding sequence ATGGATCTCGAAGCGCTGACTGTCGAGTCGGAAGGCACTGTCTACGTCGACCGTGAGGATACCGAACGCGGCTCCGAAGGCCCATTTTATGCAGTGTATACCACCGAGGCTGCGACCGACCGGTGGGGGTACTTCTGTAGTTCGTGTGAGAGCGTCGACAACGCGATGGATACGATGGGGCGGATCGTCTGCAACGAGTGTCCAAACGTCCGCAAACCCGAAGAGTGGGACGCTGCCCACGAGTAG
- a CDS encoding HesB/IscA family protein yields MSTGTVDGSSESAVAVSELAAEKALALMDSEGMDRDIGGLRLFVQQGGCAGLSYGMRFDDEPEDDDTITVHHGLRVFVDPASLDYIGGSRLEYEDGLQAAGFHVENPNVVSECGCGESFRT; encoded by the coding sequence ATGAGCACGGGAACCGTCGACGGCAGTTCGGAATCCGCAGTGGCGGTCTCTGAACTGGCCGCCGAGAAGGCGCTCGCGTTGATGGACAGCGAGGGAATGGATCGGGATATCGGTGGGCTCCGGCTGTTCGTCCAGCAGGGCGGCTGTGCGGGGCTCTCCTACGGGATGCGGTTCGACGACGAACCGGAAGACGACGACACGATCACGGTCCACCACGGGCTTCGTGTCTTCGTCGACCCCGCAAGTCTCGACTATATCGGCGGCAGTCGACTCGAGTACGAAGACGGCCTGCAGGCCGCGGGATTCCACGTCGAAAACCCCAATGTCGTCTCCGAATGCGGCTGTGGCGAGAGTTTCCGGACGTAG